The following coding sequences are from one Arthrobacter sp. 24S4-2 window:
- the dnaN gene encoding DNA polymerase III subunit beta yields MKFRVERDVLAEAVTWTARSLSPRPPVPVLSGLLLKAESGTVSLSSFDYETSARLEIPADISVEGTILVSGRLLADICRSLPSAPVEVETDGNKVTLTCRRSSFHLATMPEAEYPPLPALPTISGTVPGDSFAQAVSQVIIAASKDDTLPILTGVRMEIEDDLITLLATDRYRLAMREVPWKPVTPGISTSALVKAKTLNEVAKTLGNSGDINLALADDDSRLIGFESGGRTTTSLLVDGDYPKIRSLFPDATPIHATVQTQELVEAVRRVSLVAERNTPVRLAFTEGQLHLDAGTGEDAQASEELEAQLTGDEITVAFNPHYLVEGLSVIETKYVRFSFTTAPKPAMITAQVDADGEDQDDYRYLVMPVRLPN; encoded by the coding sequence GTGAAGTTCAGAGTCGAACGGGACGTCCTGGCAGAAGCCGTCACATGGACCGCCCGGTCGTTGTCTCCGCGGCCGCCGGTTCCGGTGCTTTCCGGGCTCCTCCTCAAGGCCGAGTCCGGCACCGTGAGCCTCTCGAGTTTTGACTACGAAACGTCAGCCAGGCTCGAAATCCCGGCTGACATCAGCGTTGAAGGAACCATCCTGGTGTCCGGCCGCCTCCTGGCGGACATCTGCCGCAGCCTGCCCTCAGCTCCCGTTGAAGTCGAAACCGACGGCAACAAAGTCACGCTTACCTGCCGCCGCAGCAGTTTCCACCTCGCCACCATGCCGGAGGCCGAATACCCCCCGCTGCCCGCACTACCCACCATCAGCGGCACGGTTCCGGGCGACTCGTTCGCCCAGGCCGTCTCCCAGGTGATCATTGCCGCCAGCAAGGACGACACCCTGCCCATCCTCACCGGTGTCCGCATGGAAATCGAGGACGACCTCATCACCCTGCTGGCAACGGACCGCTACCGCCTTGCGATGCGCGAAGTGCCCTGGAAGCCAGTCACTCCGGGAATCTCCACAAGCGCCCTGGTCAAGGCCAAAACCCTCAACGAAGTTGCCAAAACGCTCGGCAACAGCGGTGACATCAACCTTGCCCTGGCAGACGACGACAGCCGGCTGATCGGATTTGAGAGCGGCGGACGCACCACAACCTCGCTCCTGGTAGACGGCGACTACCCCAAGATCCGTTCACTGTTCCCGGATGCCACCCCGATTCACGCCACGGTCCAGACCCAGGAATTGGTCGAGGCTGTCCGGCGCGTGTCCCTCGTTGCTGAGCGCAACACCCCCGTGCGGCTTGCGTTTACCGAGGGTCAACTCCATCTCGACGCCGGCACCGGCGAGGACGCCCAGGCCTCCGAAGAACTTGAAGCGCAGCTGACCGGAGACGAGATCACCGTTGCCTTCAACCCGCACTACCTTGTCGAAGGCCTGAGCGTCATCGAAACGAAGTACGTGCGGTTCTCCTTCACCACCGCTCCCAAGCCCGCCATGATCACCGCCCAGGTCGACGCCGACGGCGAAGACCAGGATGACTACCGGTACCTGGTCATGCCGGTGCGCCTGCCCAACTAG
- the gnd gene encoding phosphogluconate dehydrogenase (NAD(+)-dependent, decarboxylating) produces the protein MHIGLIGLGKMGSNMRERLRKGGIEVTGFDRNPDVTDVATVDDLIAAVPAPRVIWVMVPAGDITDAVITELGSKLDAGDLVIDGGNSRFTEDQKHGAALAEKGIRFADCGVSGGVWGLQNGYGLMAGGDAADIERAMPAFDALRPEGDRADSFVHVGGIGAGHYAKMVHNGIEYGLMQAYAEGYELLAAKDIVTDLPGTFRAWQKGTVVRSWLLDLMVKALDEDPGLASIDDYVEDSGEGRWTVEEAIANAVPAPAITAALFARFSSREDNSPAMKMVSALRNQFGGHATRPAK, from the coding sequence GTGCATATCGGACTGATCGGCCTTGGAAAAATGGGTTCCAACATGCGCGAAAGACTGCGCAAGGGTGGAATCGAAGTCACGGGCTTTGACCGAAATCCGGACGTCACCGACGTCGCCACGGTTGACGACCTCATCGCGGCCGTTCCCGCCCCGCGCGTCATCTGGGTCATGGTCCCGGCCGGCGACATCACCGATGCCGTGATCACCGAACTAGGATCCAAGCTCGACGCCGGCGACCTCGTGATCGACGGCGGCAACTCCCGCTTCACGGAGGACCAGAAGCACGGCGCCGCGCTGGCCGAAAAAGGCATCCGCTTCGCCGACTGCGGTGTATCCGGCGGTGTCTGGGGACTGCAGAACGGCTACGGCCTGATGGCCGGCGGCGATGCCGCCGACATCGAACGTGCCATGCCGGCATTCGATGCGCTCCGTCCCGAAGGCGACCGGGCTGACAGCTTTGTCCATGTCGGCGGAATCGGCGCGGGGCACTACGCCAAGATGGTGCACAACGGCATCGAGTACGGGCTGATGCAGGCCTACGCCGAGGGCTATGAACTCCTCGCGGCCAAGGACATCGTCACGGACCTTCCCGGGACATTCCGTGCATGGCAGAAGGGCACAGTCGTGCGCTCCTGGCTGCTGGACCTCATGGTCAAGGCCCTGGACGAGGATCCGGGCCTGGCCTCGATCGACGACTACGTGGAAGATTCCGGCGAAGGCCGTTGGACCGTTGAAGAAGCGATCGCCAACGCGGTTCCGGCCCCGGCCATCACGGCAGCCTTGTTTGCGCGGTTCTCGTCCCGCGAGGACAACTCGCCGGCCATGAAGATGGTGTCCGCCCTGCGGAATCAGTTCGGCGGCCATGCCACCCGTCCGGCCAAGTAG
- the gyrB gene encoding DNA topoisomerase (ATP-hydrolyzing) subunit B, with product MANDNADVLAVQPAAGDARATDAPAEPAERKGYGASDITVLEGLEAVRKRPGMYIGSTGPRGLHHLVYEVVDNSVDEALAGYCTHIEIVLQADGGVKVVDDGRGIPVDMHPTEHKPTVEVVMTILHAGGKFGGGGYAVSGGLHGVGISVVNALSSRVDTEVRRQGHVWRMSFADGGKPQGGLVQGDETDQTGTTQTFYPDASIFESTEFDFETLRARFQQMAFLNKGLRITLTDERRVAQEDSEDEDLDLDAVPTEGEVAAEYRTVVYQYDDGLLDYVKHLNSGKKVDVVHEDVIAFETEDTERKIALEMAMQWTNAYSESVHTYANTINTHEGGTHEEGFRAAMTSLINRYAREKNIIKEKDDNLTGDDIREGLTAVISVKLAEPQFEGQTKTKLGNSEVKGFVQRVVTDGLGDWLERNPGPARDVIRKAISAAQARMAARKARDNARRKSPLESFGMPGKLSDCSSKDPAKCEVYIVEGDSAGGSAKRGRNPETQAILPLRGKILNVERARLDKALGNNEVQSMITAFGTGIGEDFDLSKLRYHKIVLMADADVDGQHITTLLMTLLFRYMRPLIENGYVYLAQPPLYRIKWSNAPHDYVYSDRERDARLVAGQAAGRRIPKDNGIQRYKGLGEMDYTELWDTTMDPDHRTLLQVTMDDALAADQIFTVLMGEDVESRRNFIQQNAKDVRFLDI from the coding sequence GTGGCTAACGACAATGCAGATGTCCTGGCAGTGCAACCCGCAGCTGGGGATGCCCGTGCAACTGATGCGCCGGCGGAGCCCGCCGAACGCAAGGGATACGGCGCCAGTGACATCACTGTCCTTGAAGGACTCGAGGCCGTCCGCAAACGGCCCGGCATGTACATCGGGTCCACCGGGCCCCGCGGGCTGCACCACCTCGTGTATGAAGTGGTGGACAACTCCGTCGATGAGGCCCTGGCCGGGTACTGCACCCACATCGAGATTGTTCTCCAGGCTGACGGCGGAGTCAAAGTGGTTGACGACGGCCGCGGCATCCCGGTAGACATGCACCCCACCGAGCACAAGCCCACGGTTGAGGTGGTAATGACCATCCTGCACGCCGGCGGCAAGTTCGGCGGCGGCGGTTATGCCGTTTCCGGCGGCCTCCACGGCGTGGGCATCTCCGTGGTCAACGCACTTTCCAGCAGGGTGGACACAGAAGTCCGGCGCCAGGGCCACGTCTGGCGGATGTCCTTCGCCGATGGCGGCAAGCCCCAAGGCGGCCTGGTCCAGGGTGATGAGACGGACCAGACCGGAACCACCCAAACGTTCTACCCGGACGCCAGCATCTTCGAATCCACTGAATTCGACTTCGAGACGCTCCGTGCGCGCTTCCAGCAGATGGCGTTCCTGAACAAGGGGCTGCGCATCACCCTCACCGACGAACGCCGCGTGGCCCAGGAAGACTCGGAAGACGAGGATCTGGACCTCGACGCCGTTCCCACCGAAGGCGAAGTCGCAGCGGAATACCGCACCGTGGTGTACCAGTACGACGACGGCCTGCTGGACTACGTGAAGCACCTGAACTCCGGCAAGAAGGTTGACGTGGTCCACGAGGACGTCATCGCCTTCGAAACCGAGGACACGGAACGGAAAATCGCCCTGGAAATGGCGATGCAGTGGACCAACGCGTATTCCGAAAGCGTCCACACCTATGCCAACACCATCAACACGCACGAGGGCGGCACCCACGAAGAGGGCTTCCGCGCCGCCATGACTTCGCTCATCAACCGCTATGCGCGCGAAAAGAACATCATCAAGGAAAAAGACGACAACCTCACCGGTGATGACATCCGCGAGGGCCTCACCGCCGTCATTTCCGTGAAGCTGGCCGAACCGCAGTTCGAAGGCCAGACCAAAACCAAACTCGGCAACTCCGAGGTCAAGGGCTTCGTCCAGCGCGTGGTCACGGATGGCCTGGGTGACTGGCTTGAACGCAACCCCGGCCCGGCACGCGATGTTATCCGCAAGGCCATTTCTGCGGCCCAGGCCAGGATGGCGGCCCGCAAGGCCCGCGACAACGCCCGGCGCAAGAGCCCGCTGGAGTCCTTCGGCATGCCGGGCAAGCTGTCTGACTGCTCCTCGAAGGATCCCGCCAAGTGTGAGGTCTACATTGTGGAGGGTGACTCCGCCGGCGGTTCGGCCAAGCGCGGCCGCAACCCGGAAACGCAGGCCATTTTGCCGCTTCGCGGCAAGATCCTGAACGTGGAGCGGGCGCGGCTGGACAAGGCCCTCGGCAACAACGAGGTCCAGTCCATGATCACCGCTTTCGGCACGGGCATCGGCGAGGACTTCGACCTCAGCAAGCTCCGCTACCACAAGATCGTCCTGATGGCCGATGCTGACGTTGACGGCCAGCACATCACCACACTCCTGATGACGCTCCTGTTCCGTTACATGCGCCCGCTGATTGAAAACGGCTACGTATACCTTGCCCAGCCGCCGCTGTACCGGATCAAGTGGTCCAATGCTCCGCACGACTACGTCTACAGCGACCGCGAACGCGACGCCAGGCTCGTGGCGGGCCAGGCCGCAGGGCGCCGCATCCCCAAGGACAACGGCATTCAGCGCTACAAGGGTCTCGGCGAGATGGACTACACGGAACTGTGGGACACCACCATGGATCCGGACCACCGGACCCTCCTCCAGGTCACCATGGATGATGCCCTCGCGGCGGACCAGATCTTCACCGTGCTGATGGGCGAGGACGTTGAATCCCGCCGTAATTTCATTCAGCAGAACGCCAAGGATGTCAGGTTCCTGGATATCTAG
- a CDS encoding DMT family transporter produces MNFFLATLGVLGVASSGPLIAATLGATTVSALAIAFWRNAIGAAVMATPVVVRDPRQFSRLTARDFRWSLLAAVALAFHFACFITSLQLTSVAAATALVCLQSGWIAVFQLFRGVRHRWQVLVGLGMAFGGVVAITGFDMGTSPDALPGDLLAVAGGALAGLYTLAGGKARETMGTGTYTTLCYGMCAAVVAVLALGSNQPLAGFEAAGWLGILAITVCAQLVGHTAFNHLLATMSPLLVSMIILLEIPGAALLAALFLGETLPAGTYAGLGLILVGLAVVVAGQRRQKPGYPGTTKLAELGTD; encoded by the coding sequence GTGAACTTCTTCCTCGCCACCCTGGGCGTGCTGGGCGTGGCCTCGTCCGGGCCCCTCATCGCCGCCACCCTGGGTGCCACCACTGTCAGTGCCCTCGCCATCGCCTTCTGGCGCAATGCGATCGGGGCGGCCGTCATGGCCACTCCGGTGGTGGTGAGGGATCCCCGGCAGTTCAGCAGGCTCACTGCGAGGGACTTCCGGTGGTCGCTGCTGGCGGCCGTTGCCCTGGCCTTTCACTTCGCCTGCTTCATCACCTCCCTCCAGCTCACCTCGGTAGCGGCAGCCACTGCGCTCGTGTGCCTTCAGTCAGGCTGGATCGCGGTTTTCCAGCTGTTCCGCGGAGTGCGCCACCGCTGGCAGGTGCTGGTGGGCCTGGGCATGGCCTTCGGCGGCGTGGTGGCCATCACCGGGTTCGACATGGGCACCTCACCGGATGCGCTGCCGGGTGACCTGCTGGCCGTGGCAGGAGGCGCCCTCGCCGGCCTCTATACGCTGGCAGGCGGCAAAGCCAGGGAAACCATGGGCACGGGCACCTACACGACGCTCTGCTACGGCATGTGCGCCGCGGTGGTGGCGGTACTGGCGCTGGGCTCCAACCAGCCGCTGGCGGGCTTCGAGGCTGCGGGCTGGCTGGGGATCCTTGCAATCACTGTTTGTGCCCAGTTGGTGGGACACACAGCCTTCAATCACCTGCTGGCCACCATGAGCCCGCTGCTGGTGTCCATGATCATCCTCCTGGAGATCCCGGGCGCTGCGCTGCTGGCCGCGCTGTTCCTGGGCGAGACCCTTCCCGCCGGCACGTATGCCGGACTCGGGCTGATACTCGTGGGACTCGCCGTCGTGGTGGCGGGCCAGCGGCGCCAAAAGCCCGGATACCCGGGAACGACAAAGCTGGCGGAGCTGGGAACGGACTGA
- the gyrA gene encoding DNA gyrase subunit A, which yields MSDETPEVPGEPAGPAEPVLEGDVLVDRVEQVDLQTEMQRSYLDYAMAVIVGRALPDVRDGLKPVHRRVLYAMFDGGYRPDRSFNKCARVVGEVMGQYHPHGDTAIYDALVRLIQDWTMRYPLALGQGNFGSPGNDGAAAPRYTETKMAPLAMEMVRDIDEETVDFQDNYDGKNQEPTILPARFPNLLVNGSSGIAVGMATNIPPHNLREVADGVQWYLANPTASREELLEELLLRIKGPDFPTGATILGHKGIEDAYRTGRGSITMRAVVNVEELQGRTCLVVTELPYQANPDNLAIKIAELVKDGKISGIADLRDETSGRTGQRLVIVLKRDAVAKVVLNNLYKHTQLQDNFAANMLAIVDGVPRTLSLDAFIRHWVTHQMDVIARRTRYRLRKAEEEAHILRALLKALDMLDEVIALIRASNTTEAARDGLMQLLDIDELQARAILDMQLRRLAALERQKIQDRHAELEALIAEYNSILASEERQREIISTELSEIVAKHGDDRRTKILMGFDGDMSMEDLIPEEEMVVTITRGGYVKRTRSDNYRSQQRGGKGIKGAQLRGDDVVEHFFVTTTHHWLLFFTNLGRVYRAKAYELVEAGRDAKGQHVANLLAFQPDEHIAQVLDLRDYQHAPYLVLATKRGLVKKTRLEDYDTNRSAGVIAINLRDGDELVSAQLVSETDDLMLVSRMGQSIRFTATDDALRPMGRATSGVTGMKFREDDELLAADVVKDGSFVFIVTEGGYAKRTAVEEYRLQGRGGLGIKVGKYQEERGHLVGALIVQEEDEVLVVMEGGKVVRSSVAGVPAKGRDTMGVIFAKPDKNDRIIEVARNSERGLEGEEAEASDPENPSESPATAADDVTLAEGAGSHSGSAEADSAPAVESDESLDDPELDEENTGGNE from the coding sequence ATGAGTGACGAAACACCCGAGGTTCCCGGCGAGCCCGCCGGTCCCGCCGAGCCCGTCCTTGAGGGCGACGTACTGGTCGATCGCGTGGAGCAGGTGGACCTGCAGACGGAAATGCAGCGCTCCTACCTGGACTACGCCATGGCCGTTATCGTCGGCCGTGCGCTGCCGGACGTCCGTGATGGCCTCAAGCCCGTCCACCGCCGCGTGCTCTACGCGATGTTCGACGGCGGCTACCGCCCGGACCGCTCGTTCAACAAGTGCGCCCGCGTGGTGGGCGAGGTCATGGGCCAGTACCACCCGCACGGCGACACGGCCATCTACGATGCCCTGGTCCGACTGATCCAGGACTGGACCATGCGCTACCCGCTGGCGCTGGGACAGGGAAACTTCGGTTCTCCCGGTAACGACGGCGCCGCCGCGCCGCGTTACACCGAAACGAAGATGGCGCCGCTTGCCATGGAAATGGTCCGCGACATCGACGAGGAGACCGTCGACTTCCAGGACAACTACGACGGCAAGAACCAGGAACCCACCATCCTGCCGGCGCGCTTCCCCAACCTGCTGGTCAACGGCTCCTCGGGCATCGCCGTCGGCATGGCAACCAACATTCCGCCGCACAACCTCCGCGAGGTAGCCGACGGCGTGCAGTGGTACCTGGCCAACCCGACAGCCAGCCGGGAAGAGCTGCTCGAAGAACTGTTGCTCCGCATTAAGGGCCCGGACTTCCCGACCGGCGCGACCATTCTGGGACACAAGGGCATCGAAGACGCCTACCGCACCGGGCGCGGTTCCATCACCATGCGCGCGGTGGTCAACGTGGAGGAACTCCAGGGCCGCACCTGCCTGGTGGTTACCGAGCTTCCGTACCAGGCCAACCCGGACAACCTGGCCATCAAGATTGCCGAACTCGTCAAGGACGGGAAGATCTCGGGCATCGCCGACCTGCGTGATGAGACATCCGGCCGCACCGGCCAGCGCCTGGTCATTGTGCTCAAGCGCGACGCCGTGGCCAAGGTGGTGCTTAACAACCTCTACAAGCACACCCAGCTGCAGGACAACTTCGCGGCCAACATGCTGGCGATCGTTGACGGTGTCCCGAGGACCCTCAGCCTGGATGCCTTCATCCGGCACTGGGTCACCCACCAGATGGACGTCATTGCACGCCGGACCCGCTACCGCCTGCGCAAGGCGGAAGAGGAAGCACACATCCTGCGCGCCCTCCTCAAGGCTTTGGACATGCTGGACGAGGTTATTGCCCTCATCCGCGCCTCCAACACCACCGAAGCGGCGCGCGACGGCCTGATGCAGCTGCTGGATATCGATGAACTTCAGGCGCGTGCCATCCTGGACATGCAGCTTCGCCGGCTCGCCGCCCTGGAACGCCAGAAGATCCAGGACCGGCACGCGGAACTGGAAGCCCTGATTGCCGAGTACAACTCGATCCTGGCCTCGGAAGAGCGCCAGCGCGAGATTATCAGCACTGAACTTTCCGAAATCGTCGCCAAGCACGGCGATGACCGCCGCACGAAGATCCTGATGGGCTTCGACGGTGACATGTCCATGGAAGATCTCATTCCTGAAGAGGAAATGGTGGTCACCATCACCCGCGGCGGCTACGTCAAGCGCACGCGGAGCGACAACTACCGCTCCCAGCAGCGCGGTGGCAAGGGCATCAAGGGTGCCCAGCTGCGCGGGGACGACGTCGTGGAGCATTTCTTCGTCACCACAACGCATCATTGGCTGCTGTTCTTCACCAACCTGGGCCGCGTCTACCGTGCCAAGGCCTACGAACTCGTGGAAGCGGGGCGTGACGCCAAGGGCCAGCACGTCGCCAACCTGCTGGCATTCCAGCCGGACGAGCACATCGCCCAGGTACTGGACCTCCGCGACTACCAGCACGCCCCGTACCTGGTGCTGGCCACCAAGCGCGGCCTGGTCAAGAAAACCCGCCTGGAGGACTACGACACCAACCGTTCGGCCGGCGTTATTGCCATCAACCTGCGCGACGGCGATGAACTGGTCTCCGCCCAGCTCGTTTCGGAGACCGACGACCTCATGCTGGTGTCGCGGATGGGCCAGTCCATCCGTTTCACGGCCACCGACGACGCATTGCGCCCGATGGGCCGCGCGACGTCCGGTGTGACGGGCATGAAGTTCCGCGAGGATGATGAACTGCTCGCTGCGGATGTGGTCAAGGATGGCTCGTTCGTCTTCATTGTCACCGAAGGCGGGTACGCCAAGCGCACGGCAGTGGAGGAATACCGCCTCCAGGGCCGCGGCGGACTCGGAATCAAAGTGGGCAAGTACCAGGAAGAGCGGGGCCACCTGGTGGGCGCCCTGATCGTCCAGGAAGAGGACGAAGTCCTGGTGGTCATGGAAGGCGGCAAGGTGGTCCGGTCCTCGGTGGCCGGTGTGCCGGCCAAGGGCCGCGACACCATGGGTGTCATCTTCGCCAAGCCCGACAAGAACGACCGCATCATCGAGGTCGCACGGAACAGCGAACGTGGCTTGGAAGGCGAGGAGGCCGAAGCCTCCGACCCGGAAAACCCGAGCGAAAGCCCGGCTACGGCCGCGGATGACGTAACGTTGGCTGAAGGTGCCGGATCACATAGCGGGTCCGCAGAGGCAGATTCAGCACCGGCCGTGGAGTCCGACGAGTCATTGGACGACCCTGAGCTGGACGAAGAAAATACCGGAGGTAACGAGTGA
- a CDS encoding DUF3566 domain-containing protein, with protein MSNSDSYPKPNSNTPGGIRQPASAPRVNAPVRPQQRPSTPSAPGQRPVVPGQRPAQGQRPAQPPQGQRPGVPGQRPGQAAAGLVKPAPKAKVRRARLLVSKVDPWSVLKMAFLLSVALGIVTVVAAIVLWTVLDLTGIFDQVDSLLGTLAGSEGGGFELKKVASLGQVASFAVIIAVVNVVLLTALSMLSAVLYNISATLVGGIGVTLTDD; from the coding sequence GTGAGTAATTCCGACTCATATCCCAAGCCGAACAGCAACACTCCCGGCGGGATCAGGCAGCCGGCGTCCGCTCCGCGCGTGAACGCCCCCGTACGTCCCCAGCAGAGGCCGTCTACGCCGAGTGCGCCGGGCCAGCGCCCCGTGGTCCCCGGTCAGCGTCCGGCACAGGGCCAGCGCCCTGCCCAGCCGCCCCAGGGCCAGCGTCCCGGCGTTCCCGGGCAGCGCCCGGGCCAGGCCGCCGCGGGACTGGTCAAGCCTGCACCCAAGGCCAAGGTCCGGCGGGCGCGGCTCCTGGTCAGCAAGGTGGACCCCTGGTCCGTGCTGAAGATGGCGTTCCTGCTGTCCGTGGCCCTTGGCATTGTCACCGTGGTGGCGGCCATCGTGCTGTGGACCGTCCTGGACCTCACGGGCATCTTTGACCAGGTGGACAGCCTGCTCGGAACCCTGGCCGGCTCCGAGGGCGGCGGATTCGAACTGAAGAAGGTCGCGTCCCTGGGCCAGGTGGCCTCCTTTGCAGTCATCATCGCGGTGGTCAACGTTGTGCTGCTGACGGCACTGTCCATGCTGTCGGCTGTGCTGTACAACATTTCCGCCACCCTCGTCGGGGGCATCGGCGTGACCCTGACGGACGACTAG
- the recF gene encoding DNA replication/repair protein RecF: protein MYLEKLSLTDFRSYAQVDLTLEPGVTVLVGYNGIGKTNLMEAIGYLATLSSHRVSTDAPLLRFGTERALIRAKLVRGEQSTVLELEINATRANRGRINRSNPVRARDILGICQTVLFAPEDLALVKGDPSNRRRFLDELLVSLMPRHSATRSDYDRVLKQRNALLKSGRAGKFTSGHEATLDVWDQHMARAGAELLHARLELVERLRPHLNKAYAQLTDGSKEADAIYRSTLQDLLDDDGDGAGYAAGPSAVGRGEDLRMLSVDELTERYVQAFAASRRKELERGISLVGPHRDDVELILGEAPAKGYASHGETWSMCLSLRLASYYVMLDDARTGGSAPILILDDVFAELDVQRRRKLAAIVSGAEQVLVTAAVDADIPEELTGRRVKVIPGGIDESESQ from the coding sequence GTGTACCTAGAAAAGCTCTCACTGACCGATTTTCGCAGTTATGCCCAGGTGGACCTCACGCTCGAACCCGGCGTGACGGTGCTGGTGGGATACAACGGCATCGGTAAGACCAACCTCATGGAGGCCATCGGTTACCTGGCCACGCTCAGCTCGCACAGGGTGAGCACGGATGCCCCGCTCCTGCGGTTCGGGACCGAGCGTGCCCTGATCCGGGCCAAGCTGGTCCGTGGTGAGCAGTCAACGGTGCTGGAGCTGGAAATTAACGCCACCCGGGCCAACCGCGGGCGGATAAACCGCAGCAACCCTGTACGGGCACGGGACATCCTTGGAATTTGCCAGACGGTGCTCTTTGCGCCGGAGGATCTTGCCTTGGTGAAGGGCGATCCTTCCAACCGCCGGCGCTTCCTCGACGAGCTGCTGGTCAGCCTCATGCCCCGCCATTCGGCCACCCGCAGTGATTACGACCGCGTCCTGAAGCAGCGCAATGCCCTGCTGAAATCAGGCCGCGCCGGAAAGTTCACCTCCGGGCATGAGGCAACCCTGGACGTGTGGGACCAGCACATGGCCCGCGCCGGTGCCGAGCTGCTGCACGCCCGGCTTGAACTCGTGGAACGGCTGCGGCCGCACCTGAACAAGGCCTATGCGCAGCTGACCGACGGGTCGAAGGAAGCGGATGCCATCTACCGGTCCACCCTCCAGGACCTGCTGGACGACGACGGCGACGGCGCCGGTTACGCTGCCGGCCCCTCCGCCGTCGGACGCGGTGAGGACCTCCGCATGCTGTCCGTCGATGAGCTGACCGAACGCTATGTGCAGGCTTTCGCGGCGTCCCGCCGCAAGGAACTGGAGCGTGGCATATCGCTGGTCGGCCCGCACCGCGACGATGTGGAACTCATCCTCGGCGAGGCACCGGCGAAAGGGTATGCCTCCCACGGCGAAACGTGGTCCATGTGCCTTTCCCTGCGGCTTGCGTCCTACTACGTAATGCTCGACGACGCCCGCACCGGCGGGTCCGCCCCGATTCTGATCCTTGACGATGTGTTTGCCGAACTCGACGTCCAGCGTCGGCGTAAACTGGCGGCAATAGTATCCGGCGCCGAACAGGTGCTGGTGACCGCCGCCGTCGACGCCGATATTCCGGAGGAACTGACCGGGCGGCGGGTGAAGGTCATCCCGGGAGGAATCGATGAGTCGGAATCCCAATGA
- a CDS encoding DUF721 domain-containing protein, whose amino-acid sequence MNKDTGGGLQPGRDPDDIDAPQAALNRMREAAAARGEIRRKYPPPASGAKKPGRSAGTRGFTQFHGTGRDPLGLGKVVGRLVAERGWTSPVAVGSVMAEWSTLVGPEISAHCTPESFTDTTLHVRCDSTAWATQLRLLSFSLLEKFRTELGEGVVTKIQVLGPAAPSWRKGGRTVNGRGPRDTYG is encoded by the coding sequence ATGAATAAGGACACCGGCGGTGGGCTGCAGCCTGGCCGCGATCCCGACGACATTGATGCTCCCCAGGCAGCCCTCAACCGGATGCGGGAAGCGGCGGCCGCCCGGGGTGAAATCCGCCGCAAGTACCCGCCGCCCGCAAGCGGAGCCAAGAAGCCCGGGCGCAGCGCCGGAACCCGCGGCTTCACCCAGTTCCACGGCACCGGCCGCGATCCGCTGGGCCTGGGCAAGGTAGTGGGACGGCTTGTCGCAGAACGCGGCTGGACCTCTCCGGTTGCCGTCGGTTCCGTGATGGCGGAGTGGAGTACCCTGGTGGGTCCGGAAATCTCGGCGCACTGCACTCCTGAAAGCTTCACGGACACCACCCTTCATGTACGGTGCGATTCCACGGCCTGGGCCACCCAGCTCCGGCTGCTCAGTTTCAGCCTCCTCGAAAAATTCCGGACCGAGCTGGGCGAGGGCGTAGTCACCAAGATCCAGGTGCTGGGCCCGGCGGCGCCTAGCTGGCGGAAGGGCGGACGGACCGTCAACGGCCGAGGTCCCCGCGACACGTACGGATAG
- a CDS encoding DLW-39 family protein — MKKLLFVAMAIAGALLYKKVQESEARKAVWSESTDTVE; from the coding sequence GTGAAGAAGTTGCTGTTTGTGGCAATGGCAATCGCAGGCGCTCTGCTCTACAAGAAGGTGCAGGAGTCCGAAGCCCGGAAAGCGGTCTGGAGCGAATCGACTGACACGGTCGAATAG